The genomic DNA TACAGACAATACGAAAAATACTACCCGAATAAATTCAAATACAGTAATTGATGAAGCAGTGATTGTTTCCCAAATGATGTGGCCAGCAACACATGAAGGAAATCAGCCTGAGATTGTTATTTTAGCACCCGTGGAAAAATGGCAAACATCTTTATCTGCAAGTAATTTAATTCATCATCCGTATAATGGTACATTATTGTTTATTAATGAAACAAACATCCCTGAAAAAACATTGCAGGAAATTACAAGATTAAATCCTAAAGGCAGTAAAGATGGAAAAAAAATAATACTAATTGGCGAAGTTTCCGAAGAAGTATTAGAGGCACTTAGTATGTATAACTATATTCAACTATTTGGAGAAGATCCGGCACATTCAGCACAAATAATTGATGAATTCTATGCTCAACTAACAGATAGTTATCCTGAAAATATCATCATAGTATCTAGTGATAACAAAGCAAAGCTCTATTCAATCCCCGCTATGGGCTGGAGTGCATATATGCCAGATCCAATTTTATTTGTATCAAAAGACGTTCTTCCTAAAGAGACAATTACGGCTTTAAAGCAACGTAAAAAAGCAAATATATATATTCTTGGTCCAGAAAAAATAATTTCAAAACAAGTCGAAGAAGAATTAACAAAATACGGAAATGTTGTTAGAATCTTTGGAGAAACCCCTGTGACCAATGCGATACAATTTGCCACTTTTAAAGATCAAAAAACAGGTTTTGGCTGGGGAATAACGGAGAGTAGCCATGCGATTTCATTTGTTTCCACTAAAACGCCAGACTTAGCATTCGGGGCAGCAGCTTTTTCCCATATTGGTAAACACGCTCCCATTATTCTACTTCAAGAAGGACAACTAACAGATGATGTATACAACTTCCTTGCTGACATTAAACCTATCATAAGAAAGGATTCACCAAAACAATACTATAATCACGGTTTTCTGTTCGGTACAATGAATAACATTCCACATGAGACACAAGGAATTGTTGATGATAAATTAGAAATATACGTCCAAGACTAAAATTAATAACGTCAAAACCCATCCTTTTGTAAAAAAAGGGTGGGTTTCTATCAGGATCAAAAAACTTAACTCTGAAAATGCTTAGAATTGTGTTTTGCAAGTAAAAAGTTTATAAAAATGCAACGAAAAGTTTAGAACTTTGCCAGCCCTTATTTTCTTTGTATTAACGATTCGATAAAGCATGTTTTACGCGATAACTATCACCTGTAAAACTTAAAAATATGAGCGTGATGAATCACTCGATCGACCAAGGCAGCTGTTAAGCGTGCGTCAACGAATACTTTATTCCACTGACTAAACTCCAAATTTGACGTAATCACAAGGCTCTTTTGTTCATACCAATCGGAAATCAATTGAAATAATAATTCCGCTCCGTCCTTGCTAAAAGGCGCGTATCCCATTTCATCTAGAATGATCATATCGACTTTAGTAAACTTGTTACGAAAAAGTTGAAATCGACCTTCGGCCCATGATTTTTCCAATAGCTCTATTAAATCGGCGACTCGGTAGAAACGGACTTCATATCCACTTCTACAAGCTTTTCGACCTAATGCAGTGGCTAAATGTGTGATTTTCCTGTTCCGGGGGCTCCAGTTAAAATTACGTTTTCTTTTCTTTTAATAAAAGAAAGGGATTCAAGACTTTCTCTATTAATGTTTGGCGGAAAGTGAATGTGCTCACCCCATTGGTACTCGTTATACTCTTTTTCATTCATAAATTTTGCTTTTTTGATTAAACGTTCACCTTTTGCTAGTTCTCTTAAATCGATCTCCTGCTGTAATAATTCCATTAGATACTGTTTTGGACTCTCGAAGGGTATCTTCTGATACAGGTCGGAAACGTATGCTAAACGAAGCATCTTACACCTTTCTTTAATCAAGTCAGACATGCTTCACAGCCTCCTTTGCAGGAGAATCATTCATGGGTTGGAGGGAATCATAGATATTCCAGTCTACATCATAAGGGTGGTTCGTAGAATCACCGTAAACTTCTTCTGGTAATAATTCATAGAATCGTTCATCTATTTCTTGCATGTCATGATTTAGAATTAGACTTAATAACCACTCAACACGCTCTTTTCTTAGTGTTATTGATTCGATATTTAAGTAATGTGCAATTCTTCCAGGCAAATAAGGAAAATACCGAGAATATACAATGGATCGTGGCTTCCAGCTCCAATTTTTTAATATAGATTGCCATGGGATTTCTCTCGTTTGATTCATATACGGTCGGGGTCCTTTAGAGAGGAGCTCACCATTTGTAGAAACAACTTTGTAGTGATCCCAATACAAAATCAAATATAAACTGCTATAGTGGTAACTTCTAGGCACATGAATCAATGCTCCATCAATACGGACTTCACCATATTTGTTAGCTGTTACCATTGATTGTTTAAATACTGGATAATCTACTTCAGGTAAAGCTAATCCAAATTTCCCTTCTTCCTCCAATAAATCTACGATAACGAGCTTCTTCTTGTAATGAAGTCGTTGATGGTCTTGTTTAGAATGTTCAAATAACAACTCGCGCAAGTGAATTAGATCTTTAATGACGGGGGATGGAGTGAAAAAGTTATAACGAACATATCCAACCTTGTTTTCTACGTGTCCTTTTTCATTTCCTTTTCTCGGATTACAGGCTTGTGCTTCAAATCCGTAATAACTCGCAAAACGTTGAAATGCCTCAGTGAAAATAGTTTCTTGATTCCGGCTTCTTGCTTTAACAACCGCTGCCGGAAGATTATCCAAACGAAGCTTTCTTGGTACAAAACCTGCTTCATCAAAAAGTACTTTAAGACCTTCCAAAAAACATTCCTGGTTTTCTGCCCTTAAAGGAACTGCAAACCCCCCGTTACTATACGGGAAACTCATCACTAAACAATGTATGTCTTTCACTTTGCCATCTTCGATTGCCTCTGTAATTCCAAAGTCTACTTGAGCTTCAGCGGGTGGATGAGTCAGCCTTTCGTATTCTACTTTCCATTCATCCGCTTCATCCAACATTTTTTTTTCTTTCCATTCTTCTTTGATAAAGTTACAAACGGTTCGATAAGAACCGGGAAAATCTAACTTCTGTAATTGCTTAAACAGAATCGTGTTATTCCTTCTTAGTTTCTTTTTAAGTGCATAATCCTCAACTAGCCAATCAATGACAATTTCTCCCCACTTTTCCTCATACATCATCCCCTTTTTTACAACTACGTTTTTTCTTCAGGTAACTGATCTTCATCTGCATACTTTTTGACAGTTGTCCAACTAAAACCAGTGCGTTTTGAGATTTCGTTGATTGACAAGGATTTTATATTCCTTAATTTTTTGATATGATTAATTTCAGGCATTGCTGGCATCCTTTCATCCCCCCACCTTTAATTGATTAGACACCAATAACGGTAGGGTATATTGAGAGGGCTGGCAAGCCTTTTTTATATGTGCAACCTTCTAACATTTTGGTTGCAATACTCTTAACTTTTATTTTGCATTAAACAAGGGGATCCCATAAGTCGATTTTCGACTATTGGACGCCCCTTTTAATATATTTGCCCTTTTAGTCCATCCCCTTCTAACCAAAAAGGGGCAGATAATTCAATTGTATGATGATTCATTAAAACATTAATGAAAGTTTGTTGCTTACCTCCCTACTAGCTGTTTTTCCGTTTTTCTTTTTCGGCGCGGTAAAATTCATGGAACATTTTCATCAGGGCACGCTTTTCTATACGAGAAACATAGCTTCGGGAAATTCCAAGCTCTTTAGCTATCTCACGCTGTGTTTTTTCTTTTTTTAAGTCAAGGCCAAAACGGCCGATAATAACTTCTTTCTCACGTCCATCCAATACATCGATGTTTTTTTTCACTTTTTCAAGCTCCATGTTTAATTGAATTGTTTCAATCACGTCCTCTGATTCAGATTTCAACACATCGATTAATGAAATCTCATTCCCTTCCTTATCTTGACCAATTGGATCATGGAGGGATACATCTTTCTTTGTCTTCTTCAATGCTCTTAAATGCATTAGAATTTCATTCTCGATACATCTCGCTGCGTATGTTGCTAATTTTGTACCTTTCCCTTCAGAGTAGCTTTCAATTGCTTTAATTAAGCCGATTGTACCTATGGAGATGAGATCTTCTGCATCTTCGCCCGTATTTTCGAATTTTTTTACAATATGTGCAACAAGTCGCAAATTATGTTCAATTAGAATGTTTCGTGCGTGAATATCCCCTTCAGCCATCAATCTGATATACTTTCGTTCATTTGCTGCTGATAGGGGCTGAGGAAATGCGTTGTTTTTTACGTATGAAACGAGGAAAATAATTTCCTTTACTAAATAACTAAGGGCTGTAAAAATACCGGACATTTTTCCACCTCCATGTGAAATGTTTCTCCCGGATCCCACCTATCACTAATTCCTATGTAAGAGTAGAGATGTTTTTGTCTGTCCAGCAACAAATATTAATTTATCTGTTTTAGCTTGCATCTTTATTTCAATTACAATTGTATTTTTATTGTTTGTCCGAACTAGCTCAACTTAAAAAGAAATCGAGTAGGAGGGGGTGATTAGCCCCCGACCTCTCACACCACCGTACATACGGTTCCGTATACGGCGGTTCAATTAAGATGAATAACGCAAAGTTTCGTAACGAATTTGCAGACTTTTCAGCCCTTGGCTTTCCCAGTAGGAATTGTCAAGGGTTCTGTGTAATATGGGGTTTTTTGAAATGCGCCAGTACCCTTTCCGGGTATTCCCCCACTCATATGCTTTTCCGTATGGGATGTTTAAGCGAGTGAGGTTTCTGACTCTTGTCCGAGGTTTCTTCCAATTCTTCCATAGACACATTCTCAATCTTCGTTTAATCCAACTATCTAACAACTTGAAGATACTTGGTGTATCTGCTAGCGCAAAATAACCACACCATCCAATTAAATATTGGTTTAATTGCTTGATTCTGTATTCCATAGAGTATGGCATCTTTCTAGAGGTAATTTCTCGTATTTTCTTCTTCATTCGTTGGAGACTTGTTTTCGCAATGCGAACCTTAGGTTCTTTATGAAATGTAAAGCTAAAACCCAGGAACTTTCGTTTCCATGGTCGGTCTACTGACGATTTTGTTTCATTTACTTTTAATCGTAGTTGTCCTTCAATGAATCGCTGCACACTTGCCATTGTTCGCTTTCCTGAACGTTCACTTTTTACATAAATATTGCAGTCAGTCATCTGCATAACGAACGAATTTATGTCCACGTTTCTCTAACTCTTTATCAAGCTCATCTAATACGATGTTTGAAAGAAGTGGACTTAAAGGTCCACCTTGAGGTGTTCCTTTATCTGTACTCGAAACGACTCCGTTTATCATGACACCAGCTTGAAGATATTTGCGGATCAGTTTTAAGAGTGGTTTATCTTGAATTCTTTTCGCTAATGTTGCCATTAGTCGGTCATGATTGACTTTGTCAAAATTTTTTTCTAAATCCATATCTACTACCCAGCGATACCCCTCTTTTTTATATACCCTTTGCTTTTTTTCGGACAGCGTCGTGGGCGTTCCGATTTGGTCGGAATCCATAACTGTTATCCGAAAATGTTTTGTCATATTCCTTCGATAATATCTGCGATATGGCTTGTTGAATTAAACGGTCTGTCACGGTAGGGATGCCTAATAAGCGCACACCGCCGTCTGGTTTCGGGATTTCGACTCGACGTACTGGTTGCGGTTCATAGGTTCCCGTTAGAATCTGCGATTTAATGGTTGCCCAATTTTCGAGGATGTGCTGACGTAAGGTTTGTACGGGCATCATGTCTACTCCATGGCTTCCCTTATTCGCTTCTACTCGCTTTAATGCTCGTATCATGTTCTGCCGTTCCAGAATTTGATTCAACATTACCATTTCGTTCCTTCCCGTGAATAGCTTATCTTCTTTTGCCCAGTTGGACTACACCCTCCGCAAATACCCTCGTGGGATTCACCACTACTTTCTAAGCGTGAGGTTTCTCTGTTTTCTGTGTTCATTCATCCAAACTGGAAAGCCAAGGGCTATTCTTTCTTAATTGTTCAGTCCTTCCAAGTTGTTCTAGACCAACTCGTACTATGACCTCTGCTGACTTCTGACCGTTCAGTTACTTGTCACCAAGTAGGTTATGAAGGGAACTTCACGTTTCTGTCAGACCTCTCCGGGTAAGCGCATCCACTTTCACACCATCTATCCGCCTCATTTACTTGATATGACCTTCGACAGAAAGAGCTTTATTTTGTTTGGCAAACTCACTCAATCATATCTAGCCTTGTATGAGATTCGTGTTCCTCGGATTATAAATGTCAACATAAATATGTACAATTTCGCTTGTTTAAGAATGTACAAAATTACTCGCTTTCTATTGTAAAATGATCCTTTAAACGATACGAGTCTCCGATCATTGTGACGACTGTCGCATGGTGTAAAATACGATCTAGAATGGCATTTGCTAGTTTGGGTTCCTGAAAAACTTCATCCCATGCTTTAAAATTCACATTGGTCGTTAAGATGGTACTTCGCTTCTCATATCGCATATCAATCAGCTGGAAAAACAGTTTTTTGCATCTTCTTGCTCAATCGGTAAATAACCGATTTCGTCAATAATTAGTAGTTTATATTTTGTAAAATGCTTTAAACGGGCTTCCAAGCGATTCTCTAGTCGTGCTCGTCTTAAATTTTGAATTAAATCGTGGCACTTAATGAAATAGGTGCTCGTCCGTTTCTTTGCTGCCGCAATCCCTATCGCGGTCGCCAAGTGGGTCTTGCCTACCCCACTTGGTCCTAAAAACACAATATTCTCATTCTGTTCAATAAAGCGAAGTGTTAAAAAATCTAGAATTTGCTGTTGATTGACTGACGCTTGGAAGGTAAAGTCGAAATCCTTTATTTCCTTCAAATGTGGAAACGCAGCGACTTTCACCATCGATTGAATCATATTTTGTTCCCGTACATCAATTTCATAGTTGGTCAATTTAATTAACGTATCAATGAATGACATCTGGTTCTTTACACCAAAATCAACAACCTCATTTAAATGCACGACCATTTGCTTTAGCTTTAAATACTCCAAATTGCTTAATAGCTGCTGATAATTAGTAGCTGGATTCATGACTTATACACATCTCCAATCGTTGCTAGATTTCTTTTAGCCAATTCATCTATTTCGGGATAGTAAGGGGCCGAAATAACTAGGGTTGCTTTATAATGCGCCTCCTGATAATTTAATTTTGATTTGCCGATTGGATGTTGTGCGATAAGTTTCATGTTATAATAAATCCACAATTGATCATCATACACCTGTAGGCCTACTTTCTTTCCTTGATATTCTGGTGGTGGTACGGAGTACTGGTTTGATTTGTAGGAAATCATGTTCGACGCATTGACTTTTACAAGTGTATGCGTGATGCGATAGGAATCTCTTACATTTTCAGTTGGTAGCTGGAGTAAGTGATTCCTTTCTTTTTTGAATTCAATGATTGGAAGTTTCCCTGTACCTTGGTGAATCTGATGATTCACTCGATTCGCCAGATCCTGTATAAACTGATGCAACTCCTCTAATGTTAATTGACCTTGATAAGCGTGTATTTCATCTATCAGCTTCATGGTTGTTTCTATTTTCCCTTTCGTCCTTGGCCGTCCAGCAATACATGCCCTTACCTTAAAACCAAAGTCTTTTGCGAATTGCTCAAACTTTGCATTCACTTTACCTCTATAATGTTCTGTTCTAGCCTCATCCATGACTGTTTTCATATTATCCGTAAGGATTTCCCTAGGAACACCACCAAAGGTTTCAAAGGCTTCTGTTAAAAAGGAAAACAATGTACTTTGTGACTTCGATACACTTAAATGAAATACGCGGAATCTTGAACTAGAAAGAATGAGTGCAGCCACATTGACTTCAACTTTTTCACCATCTTTCGTCTCAAATAAAATGTTTTTCTTTCCAATCTAGTTGCGCTTGTTCACCAGGCGGCGTCTCATAACGAACCGTTCCCTTTGGGGAAGCGATGCGCTGATCCTCTTCAAAATAAGCATTAAATTCTGGTGTACGTGCAATATAGGCTCGAAAAGTGGAAGCCCCACAATCAAGGCCATGATTGTCCTTTAAATACTGCCATAGCACTCGTCGATAATAAAACACCTGTTTGGAGTCTTCTGATAACAAAGCAGCAATTACTTCGTAATATTCATCAATTTTTGACGTTCTCTGTCTCGTTTTCTTAGGTACAAAACCATTTAAATATTTATCAATCGTTCGGCGGTCTACCCCTAACTCCTTTGCCAACTTGCTCTTATTAATTTTCATTTTCATATACTCCATTATTTGTTTAAATTTTGGTAAGTCTGAAAGACTATTAATCTCAATATTAACATCAACATTTAGCGATATATACATAACTAGTCACCTCAAGACTAGTATGTAGAATGGAAGCAAGAATGTACATATTTATCCAAGCGTTTTTGTACATATTTAAGATAGCATTTCTACCTCGGATCGGTGTTTTGCCTCCAGCTTCCTTCAGATTCCATGTCACCACGGACACCCTTGCTCTTGGCTAACCTCTACTTCTGTCTTCGGGGTTCGGGACTTGCACCCTATAGTTCATGCGCATGCCGGGCACACCAAAAAGACATTAACTGAATTTCACACTCAGTTAATGCCTTTACTTGGAAATTATTTTTCGTATGATTCAATATTTCCTTTATGTTTCTTACTTTTATTTCTTCTAAAGATTAATGTTAATAACAAAATATGCAATGACATACATTACCTCCAACCAATCATTCGTTAGGTTGTGTCCTTCTCCACCCAGTAAAAACCTTTTCTCCCTTGCATTAAATAAGTCATTTATTTATTCCTCCTTTATCAGATTTTTTGAAGACTAAAAATGATTGTAACGAGAAAATTGACGATCTTTATGTTGTTCCATTATTTCATTCACTTCTTGTTCCCGAAGCATTTCATCAATTGTAAATTTTCGCCTTTTAATTGTAATTGTAAAAAATAAAATATGCAGTGTCATTATATAGAGATCACCTCCTTCTAAAAATATTTGATCCATTTGTTTCTTATGCTTGATTATTGAAAATAAAAAAGCCGCAAGGAAATATGTCCCTGCGGTTTTATAAAAAAAAGACACAAAAATACCGCAGGACACGCTTCTCCCTACGGCATGGATCATTTTGAACTAATTAAATGAAAGCTATCCATTCCAAAGCGGTCGAAAACGTGAATGAATGATATGAATTTACTGTTGAAACTAACATATTCTTTTCCATTTCACTCGACCTCCTTTACAATAGCTTACGTGGTAATTATATCCACAATCGAATCATTTGTAAACCTTTTTTTAAAAAAAAAAAAAAACGCCCAAATAAAATGGACGTTTTTCAAGTTGAAGGATAGATTACTTCATCAAATAATCTTGTCCTTCATCCGTTTCAGCTAATTTATTTCTGTATAACTTTGATCTAGAGAAAAAGAAAATTGATCCGATTAATGATAAAAAATTGATGCTGCTGCAATTACATATAAACCTATTTCACACTTTTTTCTACTGAAGGAATGATTAATCCTAAGTATAAAAAAGCTCCAAAAGCTAATAAAACAACAGCATATTGTTTATAATCGATCATTTTTTCATATATTTCTTTAACATTTTGCTTCACTAGTACATCACCTGCGTTCTTAAAAAAACTATGATTCTACTTTAACATAAATAAGTTACTTACTGATGATGTAATTAATTCAATAATTAGTGAAAAATGTTATTATCTTTGTAATCTCGTAATTATTTTTATAACTAGTGTAGCAGAATGCAAAGCAGCCTTTTCCAAAAACTGGTCAAAAGAAACATTCGATTCCTTTCCGGCAATATCAGATAAGGAGCGAATGATAACAAACGGAACTTCGAATTGATGAGCAACTTGTGCTATTGCCGCAGCTTCCATTTCAGCCGCCTGTAAATAAGGAAATTTCCCTCGGATAAACTCAACACGAACGTGATCACTCATAAATGAATCACCCGTTGCAATTAAGCCAGAAACAACTTGAACACCTTTAATCTCTTTTGCACAATTTTTTGCAACTTTAACTAAATGCTCATCCGCTGTAAAAGCAGCTGGCAATCCTGGAACTTGTCCATATTCATAACCAAAGGCTGTCACATCAACATCATGATGACGAACTTCTGTTGAAATGACGATATCGCCAACATTTAATCTCGGATTAAAACCACCTGCTGAGCCAGTATTAATCACATAATCAGGTTTGTATTTTTCAAGTAAAATCGCTGTTGACATCGCTGCATTTACTTTTCCGATTCCTGAACGCAATAAAATGATTTCTGTTCCATTATATGTACCAATATTAAACTCACAACCTCCGATTGTCACCTGGCTCAAATCTTCTAGATGGTCGCGAAGTATTGTAACTTCCTCTTCCATCGCTCCAATTACAGCAATCTTCATAAAAAATACCTTCTCTCTTTTTAATTAAGATAAAACTATCTTCCCTTATCGTTTTCATACAATTCTTCAACTTTAGTCGGCTTCCAACCTTGTCCATCTACCCACTCAATATACACTCGATATACTTGTTGATTGTCTTTAGATGTTACTGTTCCTATTGCTTTATTTTCCCCTCCATTTCCAAGAAACCAAATCGTCATATTATCGTGTGAAAGTCCTGTTGCATATGAAATCGCGTTCTCCATTTCACTCCAATCAGCAGAATCTTTATTAAACACTGTTGTATGTTCTCCAGTTTGATCTGTGCCTACTGGCTTCCATGCAGGATTTATTACCGTGTTTTTTACATTAGGACTTGAGCCCCCCTCAGTAATCACCGGCTCTGAATCCTCCGTTTCTGCGTCCGTCTCTGTCGTCTCTTCGTTATTATTTATCTCTTCTTCATCAACCTTTTCGTTGTCTTTATTTTTTGGTTGTTTATTTTCCGCCTTCTCGTTAGGTTTTTCTTGAATTTTTTTACTCATTTTTTTCACTCTTTTCAACCGTTTTTTTATCATCTGTCTTTACTTGCTCTTTATCTCCACTTGAAAAAATTGAGACAGCAACAATAATAATGAGAATAAGGACAGCAATAATTAAGCTATTTAAAATTATGTTTGTTTTTCGACGTTTAGCACGTTGCTCTGAACGAGAACGATCATTAAATTCATCAAAATCATTCTTCATAATAATTCCCCTCCGTCTATAAGGTTGTCAATATTTTAACATGAGTTAATCGAAACATGAAGAAATTTACCCTTTTTTATTTACCCTTAAACGATATTGTTATAAGCTTGTAATAGAGTGGGATTTAATTATCAAGGTTTATATTCGCATCAATTTCTATTTTAGAAGCTGTTTTTCCATTTTTTTGTTCCAATTCATAAATTCCTTTCACCATGTCCATAAAAAGTGGATTTACTGCACCCTCATCTGAAAATACATCTAAATTTACTGTGACAAGAGCAAACCTTGGCTTTTCGTAAGGGAAAAAGCCTGCAAACCATTTATTATGAAGCTGCTTATCTTCTTTAAATTTACCTGTTTCTGCCGTTCCAGATTTACCAGCAACTTCAAATGGCAAATCATAAAAAACCCTGCCTGTACCATGTTCATTTTCAACAACTTCACGTAAAAGCTTTTGTAGCCTCATCGCTGTGGATGGGGCTAGTGATTCTCCTCTTATTTGCCGCTGTTTAAACTTTGTCATCACTGTCCCGCCTTTATATTCAATTTTTGAGACAACTCTGACCATCTCTTTTTTACCACCTCGCGCGATTGTTGCCATCATATTTGCAACCGCTAAAGGAGATGACCTAACTTCATGCTGTCCAATCCCTGTAAGTGCAACAAAATTGTCATCATTTCGTGCCTCGCGGGAAAAAAAATACTCTTCCCTTTTCCTCTTTATTAAATTGCCTAAAATTAAGAAAGTGATAAATATCTCCTTCCCACCCAACTCGATTAACTAGCGACATTTTTTCAGCATATTTTTCAAGTATCCCAGGATCAATGTTTTTTAATTCTTTCGCCAACTCTCCAAACGCATTGTTACAACTTCTAGCAAAGCTATTTTTAAAATTAAGAAATCCGTGCTGGTACGTTTGATCAGGATCGCCATTTATTTTCTTACTGCAGTCAAACACTCGCTCTTCTGAAATTAACTTATGATCAATCGCAGCAGCTGCGACAACCGTCTTAAATACAGAACCCATTATTTGTTGTTTTAGCATCATATTATTAATTCCATTGTTATCAAATGGATTAGCACGATCAATTGCTGGTCTTGATACTAAAGCAAGCACACTATTGGTTTCAATATCAAGAATAACGAGCCCACCCTTTTTAATTTGATGTTTATCAACGAGCTTTTCTGCCATTTTTTGAATTTCTAAATCTAATGTCGTTTTAATATTTACTGGATAAAACGGGTTAGCTGGGCCAACATATTTAACATTGATGCCAAATAGAGGGGCCCCAGTTGCATCAACGTGATAAACAAGCTTTGTTTCTCCTTCTGGGATAAGAAATTCATCAAAGCTTGCCTGTAAGCCTGTTAGCCCGATTAACGTTTTAGATGAAACTTCACGATCAGGATAACGTTGTTGCAGCTCTTTTTCATTTTCTCCAATAATCCCAATTAATTGCTCAGCTAAACGATCTTCTACCTCAACTTGCCTTTCTACAGCAAATACACCAGGTATTTTTAACTCGTTTATTTGCCTTGTTTGTTTTATTGACAATAAAAGTGGTTTAGAGCCACCGAACACAAATGGTTTTTTCTCTCGTTCAATCGTTTCTTTTAACTCTTCTTCGGAAACGTTAATGATCCGTGCTACCTCTTTAATGTTCCAATTCATTCTTTAAAAAAAATGGAAATAAAACTAAAACGGGCTCATTTTTTTTAGTGAGAGAATGACCGTTACGATCTAAAAAGTCCCCCCGTCCATTATCAATCACAATTTCTTGAGAGCGCTGACGGACACTTTCTTCAAGTAAATTCACATGATGCTTGGAAAAATGTTCTGTCTGCACTAATTGCAACTGAATCAGTCTCCCGATTAAAAATAAAAGACCCCCAATAAAAAAGCATAAAAACAATACAGCTCGTCTTCTCCTAATAAAAAAACACCTCGTCAAAAGTGTTGACGAGGTTTCATCTTTTCAAAACAGATTATTCAATTATTTTTTTAAATAACAATATTTCTTCTTATCTAAAAACCTTTTGGCTCTACTTCACTGAAATAATTCTAACGTTCATTTCGCCACCAGGTGTTTGTACTGTTACTTCATCGCCAACTTTACGGCCAATCACACTTTTGGCAATCGGAGAATCGTTTGAAATCTTGCCTTCAAACGGATCAGCCTCTGCACTACCCACAATTGTATACGTTTCTTCTTCACCATCTGGTAATTCAACAAATGTTACGGAGCGTCCAAGAGAAACAGTATCTCCTGCCGCCTCATCTTCTTCAATAATTTTTGCATTACGAATCATATTCTCTAATGTTGTAATTCGTCCCTCAACAAATGCCTGTTCTTCTTTT from Bacillus aquiflavi includes the following:
- a CDS encoding cell wall-binding repeat-containing protein, producing the protein MKRLVILIIHTMLILLFLCACTTNDNQYKSEQALHSKLKKTFTEPPKKINPNATSYLYTDNTKNTTRINSNTVIDEAVIVSQMMWPATHEGNQPEIVILAPVEKWQTSLSASNLIHHPYNGTLLFINETNIPEKTLQEITRLNPKGSKDGKKIILIGEVSEEVLEALSMYNYIQLFGEDPAHSAQIIDEFYAQLTDSYPENIIIVSSDNKAKLYSIPAMGWSAYMPDPILFVSKDVLPKETITALKQRKKANIYILGPEKIISKQVEEELTKYGNVVRIFGETPVTNAIQFATFKDQKTGFGWGITESSHAISFVSTKTPDLAFGAAAFSHIGKHAPIILLQEGQLTDDVYNFLADIKPIIRKDSPKQYYNHGFLFGTMNNIPHETQGIVDDKLEIYVQD
- the istA gene encoding IS21 family transposase, translating into MYEEKWGEIVIDWLVEDYALKKKLRRNNTILFKQLQKLDFPGSYRTVCNFIKEEWKEKKMLDEADEWKVEYERLTHPPAEAQVDFGITEAIEDGKVKDIHCLVMSFPYSNGGFAVPLRAENQECFLEGLKVLFDEAGFVPRKLRLDNLPAAVVKARSRNQETIFTEAFQRFASYYGFEAQACNPRKGNEKGHVENKVGYVRYNFFTPSPVIKDLIHLRELLFEHSKQDHQRLHYKKKLVIVDLLEEEGKFGLALPEVDYPVFKQSMVTANKYGEVRIDGALIHVPRSYHYSSLYLILYWDHYKVVSTNGELLSKGPRPYMNQTREIPWQSILKNWSWKPRSIVYSRYFPYLPGRIAHYLNIESITLRKERVEWLLSLILNHDMQEIDERFYELLPEEVYGDSTNHPYDVDWNIYDSLQPMNDSPAKEAVKHV
- the sigK gene encoding RNA polymerase sporulation sigma factor SigK — its product is MSGIFTALSYLVKEIIFLVSYVKNNAFPQPLSAANERKYIRLMAEGDIHARNILIEHNLRLVAHIVKKFENTGEDAEDLISIGTIGLIKAIESYSEGKGTKLATYAARCIENEILMHLRALKKTKKDVSLHDPIGQDKEGNEISLIDVLKSESEDVIETIQLNMELEKVKKNIDVLDGREKEVIIGRFGLDLKKEKTQREIAKELGISRSYVSRIEKRALMKMFHEFYRAEKEKRKNS
- a CDS encoding YrzI family small protein is translated as MTLHILFFTITIKRRKFTIDEMLREQEVNEIMEQHKDRQFSRYNHF
- a CDS encoding YrhC family protein — encoded protein: MKQNVKEIYEKMIDYKQYAVVLLAFGAFLYLGLIIPSVEKSVK
- the mtnN gene encoding 5'-methylthioadenosine/S-adenosylhomocysteine nucleosidase, whose translation is MKIAVIGAMEEEVTILRDHLEDLSQVTIGGCEFNIGTYNGTEIILLRSGIGKVNAAMSTAILLEKYKPDYVINTGSAGGFNPRLNVGDIVISTEVRHHDVDVTAFGYEYGQVPGLPAAFTADEHLVKVAKNCAKEIKGVQVVSGLIATGDSFMSDHVRVEFIRGKFPYLQAAEMEAAAIAQVAHQFEVPFVIIRSLSDIAGKESNVSFDQFLEKAALHSATLVIKIITRLQR
- a CDS encoding YrrS family protein, with translation MSKKIQEKPNEKAENKQPKNKDNEKVDEEEINNNEETTETDAETEDSEPVITEGGSSPNVKNTVINPAWKPVGTDQTGEHTTVFNKDSADWSEMENAISYATGLSHDNMTIWFLGNGGENKAIGTVTSKDNQQVYRVYIEWVDGQGWKPTKVEELYENDKGR
- the greA gene encoding transcription elongation factor GreA, which encodes MTTEKVFPMTKAGKEKLEQELEYLKTVKRKEVVERIKIARSFGDLSENSEYDSAKEEQAFVEGRITTLENMIRNAKIIEEDEAAGDTVSLGRSVTFVELPDGEEETYTIVGSAEADPFEGKISNDSPIAKSVIGRKVGDEVTVQTPGGEMNVRIISVK